From the bacterium genome, the window ACCCAGGAGCGCGCCGTGACCACGGCCGACTACGCCGCCGTCACCGAGCGCCTGCCCGAGGTGCAGCGCGCCGCCGCCAGCCTGCGCTGGACCGGCAGCTGGCACACCGTGTTCGTCACCGTGGACCGGCAAGACGGTGAAGCCATCGACCCCGCCTTCGCCACCCAGGTCGGCACCCACCTGGACCGCTACCGCATGGCCGGCCACGACCTGCGCATCCACGACCCGATCGCGGTGTCGCTGGAGATCGACCTGCTGGTCTGCGTGGACAAGGACCATTTCCGCAGCGACGTCAGCCGCGGCCTGCTCGACGTGCTGAGCAGCCGCACCCGCGCCGACGGCACGCGCGGCCTGTTCCACCCTGACCACTTCAGCTTCGGCCAGAACGTGTTCCTGAGCCCGCTGTACGCGGCCGCGCGCACCGTGGCCGGCGTGGGCTCGGTCCAGGTCACGCGCTTCCAGCGCCAGGGACAGGCCGACCCCAAACCCCTGGCCGACGGCTTCATGACGCTGGGCCGGCTGGAGATCGCGCGGCTGGACAACGACCCCAACTTCCCCGAGCACGGCGTGCTGCGGCTGGAACTGCACGGAGGCAAGTGATGAGTGGCCCTGACACCTTCCCCGGCGACTGCGGCTGCTGCGCCGGCGTGGACGCCGACACCCCGGCGCGCGTGCACAACCCGCCCGGCCAGCCGGCCATCGCCTACCGGGTGGGCCGCCACGGCGACTTCCTCGCCTCCATGCAGGCGCGGCTGTCGAGCACCGACACGCCGGCGCTGGCGGCCCTGGGCACGCGCGAGTTGAGCGACTTCAGCCTGGCGCTGGCCGATGCCATGGCCACCTCGCTCGACGTGCTGGGCTTCTACACCG encodes:
- a CDS encoding putative baseplate assembly protein, encoding TQERAVTTADYAAVTERLPEVQRAAASLRWTGSWHTVFVTVDRQDGEAIDPAFATQVGTHLDRYRMAGHDLRIHDPIAVSLEIDLLVCVDKDHFRSDVSRGLLDVLSSRTRADGTRGLFHPDHFSFGQNVFLSPLYAAARTVAGVGSVQVTRFQRQGQADPKPLADGFMTLGRLEIARLDNDPNFPEHGVLRLELHGGK